One window of Sulfurospirillum sp. 1612 genomic DNA carries:
- the rplQ gene encoding 50S ribosomal protein L17, with translation MRHKHGYRKLGRTSTHRGALLKNLAIAIIKYEKIETTLPKAKELRGHIEKLITRARKGDFNAHRAVFALLQDKECTKKLVEEIAPKYEQRNGGYTRIIKTRTRRGDAAPMAFLELV, from the coding sequence ATGAGACATAAGCATGGATATAGAAAATTAGGTCGCACTTCTACTCATAGAGGCGCACTTTTGAAGAACCTAGCTATTGCTATCATCAAATATGAAAAAATCGAAACGACACTTCCAAAAGCTAAAGAGCTAAGAGGACATATAGAAAAATTGATTACAAGAGCTAGAAAAGGTGACTTTAATGCACATAGAGCAGTATTTGCATTGCTACAAGATAAAGAATGTACTAAAAAACTTGTAGAAGAAATTGCTCCAAAATATGAACAAAGAAACGGTGGTTATACCCGTATTATTAAAACAAGAACCAGAAGAGGCGATGCAGCCCCTATGGCATTTTTAGAACTCGTATAA